In Posidoniimonas polymericola, the genomic window GCGTGCAGATCGCTCGCACCTACCGCAAAGACGACCAGTTCCACGACACCAACTACTTCGGTCCGTCGGAACTCCTGCAAGCGGCTCATCTCGCCTCGCGGGCCTACGACAAGATCGTAGAGCTGCGTGCCGAGCAGCGTCAACGCGACCAGGACTTCGGTTGATCCGAGGTTCGACTAGCCGTAAGCGGCCCGGTGGCTTCACGTCGCCGGGTCGGTTGCGTGCGCTAGCTGAGGCGATCTTGCGGCGGCGGAACGCGTCAACTCTGCGTGGCGAAGCGGCATCTTACCGGCTCACGGCGCGAGCGGCGGAGCTTGTCGCGGTAGCGGAGCTGCTAGCGGCCGGTGACGAGGGCCGCGACGAGTTCGTCGCGTGGCTCGTACAGGAGGGCGTGGCGGCTTTGCTAGATGAAACGCCAGAGGCCGATGCGTAAGAGCGTCGGCTTGCTTCGCGTGTCTCCAGTCGACTTCCTTTCTTTGGTTGCGTTCGACCTACCGTGCGGTAGTCGAATAGGTCGCAACGAACCAAAGAAAGGAACCTACGATGACCGGAAAATCACGCAGAAAAATGGACTATCTACGCCTCTCGGCACTCGCCGCCGACATGGGGCAGCTGCTTACCGAACGCCAAGACCTTCTGAGCGAGGACGACGCTCACCTGCTGTTCGATCTCAGATCTCAACTTCGCGGAATGTCGGCGCTTCTCGTCCAAGACGACCTGCATGCGGCAGTGAACACCATCATTCACCTGGCAATGCACGAATACGTGAGGATCAAGTTGGAGCTTGGGCCCCGAGAGCCGTAGGTCCAATCGAGCCCCGGCCGCGGGACTTACGGCGCCGGTCTCTGCTTGCTGCGTTCGCCGAGCGGTGCCGGCGGTCGATTAGCTTTCACGTGCTGCCCGGCTATGGCCGCGCCTTTTCTTGGTTGGGTGACCTAACCCGTGTGAGGGTGAGTAGGTCCACCCAACCAAGAAAGGAACCACGACCATGACCAACCACGACCAACACGCCAAAGCCGTCCGCTTGGGCATTGAACTGAGCCAATTCACCGGCGACCTAGAGCGGTATCGCCACCCGATCAGGCGGCACGTCATCTACACGCCTGGAGTGAGGCACCTCGCTCAAGAAGCCGAGGCGTACTGGCTGATCGACGCGATCGCTAGCTGGATCGGCTCGCACTCGTTCGTTGAAGCGGTCAAGCAAGACGCGAGGCTTCAGTCGCTGCACTTCTGGACGCTGCAAGTTGACCGTGAAGCGGCTTCGGCGGTGCTGACGGCAAGAGCGGACTCGGGCGAGCCGGCGTTCATCACGCAGCGTATCCCCTTTACCGACTTCCCGCTTGCGTCGATCGATATCTGGTGCGGCTTTGACGGCCGGCACTGGACGCTCTACCTACCGAGCGAGCACTAATCGTTCGGGCGGAGGTCGAGCCATCGGCCTCCGCTTTCTTCTTTCCCCTTTAATAGCTTCCCTTCGTTCTGACGCGCCACGTTGGCATCGTCTTCAAAAGAGCGCCGACATGCTCCGGCAAGCCGGTCGCCATCGGCACGTTGGCCCGAAGAGCCTTGCCTACGGCGGCGGCCGGGCCTGTCCACCTACGCATTTGAAAAATCGCTGCGGCTTGTGAAAAACTTACGACGGGTCGACTGTCGGCGCGTGTCTCGGGGCGGCAATTCACGGCAATGGGAGTCTTGAGCTTGGCGGAGCACCTTTGGTTCTTCGGCTTGGCTTGCCGTTGCGATTTTGCTTGAAAGTTTGGCGGTAGTGTGAAACTGTTCGGGAGGACGGGCGGCCAGATGTGTTTTTCGTTCCGAAAAACCCCTCCTCCGAACCCCTGACGGGCTTCTCCGGAGCATCTGGCCAACGTCGCGTCGTTGGATCACGCGCCGGCGCTTAGTGGGTCACCCCACCTGGAGCGTCGGCGTCCGTCGAGAGCCCTCCGCGGCTCCCAACGGGCCTGGGGCGGATCGCCGCCCCAACACCCCACGACCAACGGACCGCCCGTTGGAGCAGCGCGAAGGAGCCGTCCTTCGATGCGGATGGTTTCGCGGACGCCCCCTGCCCGCCGAGCGGGCGGCGGCCCCGCGAAGGCGGCCCTGCGGGGCCGCCGTACAAGTGAGGAGACGAGCGATGGCTCGACCCAAGAAACAACCGCACGAGCTTCGATCGGCAACGGTGAAGAGCGATCTTACCGTCGCCGAGAAGTGCTACGTGCAGCAGCAAGCGGCCGAGGCGGGCCTCAGCGAAGCCGAGTACACGCGACGCCGCGTGCTCGGCTACACGGTCCGCTCCGTCGCGGGCGCGTCGGCTTGTGACCCCGCTTTGATTAGTGAGATCAACCGCTTAGGCCGCGAAGTTAGCGCACTGGGCAACCTGGTGAACCAGGTCGCCTTGTACTGCCATACCGATCGCCGGCTCCGTCCCGAGTGGGAGCTTTTGCCGAGCGAAATCAAGCACCTACGCCGCTTGGTTGAGGCGAAGCTTGAGGAGGTGGTCTCGCGCGATGGTCCCTAAGCTGCACAAGAAGGCCTATAGCTTCCGCGGTGTCGCCCGCTACGTGCTCGGCGATCGGGAGGGCCCCTCCTCCGACCGCGTGGCTTGGACCGAGCCGATCAACCTCAGCACGCGTAACCCCGACATGGCCTGGCGGGTGATGGCCGCCACCGCGATGGACCAGGCGCGGCTGAAGCGCGAAGCGGGCATCCCCAACACGGG contains:
- a CDS encoding DUF6876 family protein → MTNHDQHAKAVRLGIELSQFTGDLERYRHPIRRHVIYTPGVRHLAQEAEAYWLIDAIASWIGSHSFVEAVKQDARLQSLHFWTLQVDREAASAVLTARADSGEPAFITQRIPFTDFPLASIDIWCGFDGRHWTLYLPSEH
- a CDS encoding plasmid mobilization protein → MARPKKQPHELRSATVKSDLTVAEKCYVQQQAAEAGLSEAEYTRRRVLGYTVRSVAGASACDPALISEINRLGREVSALGNLVNQVALYCHTDRRLRPEWELLPSEIKHLRRLVEAKLEEVVSRDGP